The proteins below come from a single Phocoena sinus isolate mPhoSin1 chromosome 2, mPhoSin1.pri, whole genome shotgun sequence genomic window:
- the ATXN3 gene encoding ataxin-3 isoform X1, with the protein MESIFHEKQEGSLCAQHCLNNLLQGEYFSPVELSSIAHQLDEEERMRMAEGGVTSEDYRTFLQQPSGNMDDSGFFSIQVISNALKVWGLELILFNSPEYQRLRIDPINERSFICNYKEHWFTVRKLGKQWFNLNSLLTGPELISDTYLALFLAQLQQEGYSIFVVKGDLPDCEADQLLQMIRVQQMHRPKLIGEELAQLKEQRVQKTDLERVLEANDGSGMLDEDEEDLQRALALSRQEIDLEDEEADLRRAIQLSMQGTSRNICQDTPQTSGTHLTSEELRKRREAYFEKQQQQQDPPGHPCEKPNTSSGALDSDLGDAMSEEDMLQAAVTMSLETVRSNFKTEGKK; encoded by the exons ATGGAGTCCATCTTCCATGAAAAA CAAGAAGGTTCACTTTGTGCTCAGCATTGCTTGAATAACCTGTTACAAGGAGAATACTTCAGCCCTGTGGAATTATCTTCAATTGCACACCAGCTAGATGAGGAAGAGAGGATGAGAATGGCAGAAGGAGGAGTTACTAGTGAAGACTATCGCACATTTTTGCAG CAGCCTTCTGGAAATATGGATGACAGTGGCTTTTTCTCTATTCAG GTTATAAGCAATGCCTTGAAAGTTTGGGGTTTAGAACTAATCCTGTTTAACAGTCCAGAGTATCAGAGGCTCAGGATCGATCCcat aAATGAAAGATCATTTATATGCAATTATAAAGAGCACTGGTTTACAGttagaaaattaggaaaacag TGGTTCAACTTGAATTCTCTCTTGACGGGTCCAGAATTAATATCAGACACATACCTTGCACTTTTCTTGGCTCAGTTACAACAGGAAG gttattcTATATTTGTTGTTAAGGGTGATCTGCCAGACTGTGAAGCTGACCAACTCCTACAGATGATCAGGGTCCAACAGATGCATCGACCAAAACTTATTGGAGAAGAATTAGCACAACTCAAAGAACAGAG AGTCCAGAAAACAGATCTAGAACGCGTCCTAGAAGCAAACGATGGATCAGGAATGTTAGACGAAGATGAGGAGGATTTGCAGAGGGCTCTGGCACTAAGTCGCCAAGAAATTGACTTGGAAGATGAAGAAGCAGATCTCCGCAGGGCCATTCAGCTCAGCATGCAAG gtaCTTCCAGAAATATATGTCAAGATACTCCACAGACGTCAGGTACACATCTTACTTCAGAAGAGCTACGGAAGAGAAGAGAAGCCTACTTTGAAAA gcagcagcagcagcaagatCCACCAGGACATCCATGTGAAAAGCCGAACACAAGTTCAGGAGCACTTGACAGTGATCTCG
- the ATXN3 gene encoding ataxin-3 isoform X2: MESIFHEKQEGSLCAQHCLNNLLQGEYFSPVELSSIAHQLDEEERMRMAEGGVTSEDYRTFLQPSGNMDDSGFFSIQVISNALKVWGLELILFNSPEYQRLRIDPINERSFICNYKEHWFTVRKLGKQWFNLNSLLTGPELISDTYLALFLAQLQQEGYSIFVVKGDLPDCEADQLLQMIRVQQMHRPKLIGEELAQLKEQRVQKTDLERVLEANDGSGMLDEDEEDLQRALALSRQEIDLEDEEADLRRAIQLSMQGTSRNICQDTPQTSGTHLTSEELRKRREAYFEKQQQQQDPPGHPCEKPNTSSGALDSDLGDAMSEEDMLQAAVTMSLETVRSNFKTEGKK, translated from the exons ATGGAGTCCATCTTCCATGAAAAA CAAGAAGGTTCACTTTGTGCTCAGCATTGCTTGAATAACCTGTTACAAGGAGAATACTTCAGCCCTGTGGAATTATCTTCAATTGCACACCAGCTAGATGAGGAAGAGAGGATGAGAATGGCAGAAGGAGGAGTTACTAGTGAAGACTATCGCACATTTTTGCAG CCTTCTGGAAATATGGATGACAGTGGCTTTTTCTCTATTCAG GTTATAAGCAATGCCTTGAAAGTTTGGGGTTTAGAACTAATCCTGTTTAACAGTCCAGAGTATCAGAGGCTCAGGATCGATCCcat aAATGAAAGATCATTTATATGCAATTATAAAGAGCACTGGTTTACAGttagaaaattaggaaaacag TGGTTCAACTTGAATTCTCTCTTGACGGGTCCAGAATTAATATCAGACACATACCTTGCACTTTTCTTGGCTCAGTTACAACAGGAAG gttattcTATATTTGTTGTTAAGGGTGATCTGCCAGACTGTGAAGCTGACCAACTCCTACAGATGATCAGGGTCCAACAGATGCATCGACCAAAACTTATTGGAGAAGAATTAGCACAACTCAAAGAACAGAG AGTCCAGAAAACAGATCTAGAACGCGTCCTAGAAGCAAACGATGGATCAGGAATGTTAGACGAAGATGAGGAGGATTTGCAGAGGGCTCTGGCACTAAGTCGCCAAGAAATTGACTTGGAAGATGAAGAAGCAGATCTCCGCAGGGCCATTCAGCTCAGCATGCAAG gtaCTTCCAGAAATATATGTCAAGATACTCCACAGACGTCAGGTACACATCTTACTTCAGAAGAGCTACGGAAGAGAAGAGAAGCCTACTTTGAAAA gcagcagcagcagcaagatCCACCAGGACATCCATGTGAAAAGCCGAACACAAGTTCAGGAGCACTTGACAGTGATCTCG
- the ATXN3 gene encoding ataxin-3 isoform X3, translating into MESIFHEKQEGSLCAQHCLNNLLQGEYFSPVELSSIAHQLDEEERMRMAEGGVTSEDYRTFLQVISNALKVWGLELILFNSPEYQRLRIDPINERSFICNYKEHWFTVRKLGKQWFNLNSLLTGPELISDTYLALFLAQLQQEGYSIFVVKGDLPDCEADQLLQMIRVQQMHRPKLIGEELAQLKEQRVQKTDLERVLEANDGSGMLDEDEEDLQRALALSRQEIDLEDEEADLRRAIQLSMQGTSRNICQDTPQTSGTHLTSEELRKRREAYFEKQQQQQDPPGHPCEKPNTSSGALDSDLGDAMSEEDMLQAAVTMSLETVRSNFKTEGKK; encoded by the exons ATGGAGTCCATCTTCCATGAAAAA CAAGAAGGTTCACTTTGTGCTCAGCATTGCTTGAATAACCTGTTACAAGGAGAATACTTCAGCCCTGTGGAATTATCTTCAATTGCACACCAGCTAGATGAGGAAGAGAGGATGAGAATGGCAGAAGGAGGAGTTACTAGTGAAGACTATCGCACATTTTTGCAG GTTATAAGCAATGCCTTGAAAGTTTGGGGTTTAGAACTAATCCTGTTTAACAGTCCAGAGTATCAGAGGCTCAGGATCGATCCcat aAATGAAAGATCATTTATATGCAATTATAAAGAGCACTGGTTTACAGttagaaaattaggaaaacag TGGTTCAACTTGAATTCTCTCTTGACGGGTCCAGAATTAATATCAGACACATACCTTGCACTTTTCTTGGCTCAGTTACAACAGGAAG gttattcTATATTTGTTGTTAAGGGTGATCTGCCAGACTGTGAAGCTGACCAACTCCTACAGATGATCAGGGTCCAACAGATGCATCGACCAAAACTTATTGGAGAAGAATTAGCACAACTCAAAGAACAGAG AGTCCAGAAAACAGATCTAGAACGCGTCCTAGAAGCAAACGATGGATCAGGAATGTTAGACGAAGATGAGGAGGATTTGCAGAGGGCTCTGGCACTAAGTCGCCAAGAAATTGACTTGGAAGATGAAGAAGCAGATCTCCGCAGGGCCATTCAGCTCAGCATGCAAG gtaCTTCCAGAAATATATGTCAAGATACTCCACAGACGTCAGGTACACATCTTACTTCAGAAGAGCTACGGAAGAGAAGAGAAGCCTACTTTGAAAA gcagcagcagcagcaagatCCACCAGGACATCCATGTGAAAAGCCGAACACAAGTTCAGGAGCACTTGACAGTGATCTCG
- the NDUFB1 gene encoding NADH dehydrogenase [ubiquinone] 1 beta subcomplex subunit 1 has translation MMNLLQIVRDHWVHILVPVGFVVGCYLDRKNDEKLIAFRNKSLLYKRELRPSEEVTWK, from the exons ATGATGAACTTACTTCAGATTGTGCGTGACCACTGGGTACATATACTTGTCCCTGTGGGATTTGTCGTTGGATGTTACCTAGACAGAAAGAATGATGAAAAGCTAATTGCCTTCCGGAACAAGAGTCTGTTATATAAAAG GGAATTAAGACCCAGTGAAGAAGTCACCTGGAAGTAA